A genomic stretch from Nilaparvata lugens isolate BPH chromosome 8, ASM1435652v1, whole genome shotgun sequence includes:
- the LOC111047356 gene encoding synaptic vesicle glycoprotein 2B isoform X3, translating to MTYYIFSDLADQDNDYDLLLIERSFKGLDFTATGATFDRAVESTGFGKFHILHLLICGLIYLDTAVEITILSFVIPAAKCDFDMSSEDAGWLNAAPMLGMMFGSYFWGCLADTRGRKGVLIASLLLDGICGIASSFAQAFPIFVALRFFCGFGITGAMGIVFPYLGEFQCTKYREKVLGWMELFWTGGIIVLPLFAWGIIPLREFFKIETSFFWFHSWNMFVLVCSLPAVMLGLWLMWFPESPKFLLECGEYDQALEILRHMFCINSGKTFDQYPIRSLREKEHRVSVISIQSTRSVRSVKTPKDVKIFIKESWEQTTILFKTPHLKPTVLTCLIQFGLTSGYYTLMMWFPELFNRFDKFEILHPNETASVCDVSAIYETQHICDDNIDMSVYMHTLIIGIACIPTSFWLPLCVHRLGIKFFLVFCLLTSGCVALGFYFVQNSFQNLVLSAIFEALTSLGISVVYCVMVDLFPTNLRVMACALAMTFGRGGALFGNLIFGFLIDLNCLVPVVLFASFLYISGILCLFLPKTGQEELD from the exons ATGACATATTATATATTCAGCGATTTAGCCGATCAAGACAACGACTACGATCTTCTGCTGATTGAAAGATCGTTCAAGG GTTTGGACTTCACAGCAACTGGAGCCACATTCGACAGAGCAGTAGAATCCACAG GTTTTGGCAAATTTCACATTCTCCACCTTCTAATATGTGGTCTGATCTATTTGGACACAGCGGTGGAAATCACCATATTATCGTTTGTAATACCCGCCGCAAAATGTGATTTCGATATGTCATCCGAGGATGCAGGGTGGCTCAATGCTGCACCCATGCTCG gaATGATGTTTGGATCATATTTCTGGGGCTGCTTAGCTGATACAAGGGGACGTAAAGGAGTGCTGATAGCATCCCTATTGCTGGATGGAATATGTGGCATAGCATCCAGTTTTGCTCAAGCATTTCCCATTTTCGTTGCTTTGAGATTCTTCTGTGGTTTTGg CATAACAGGAGCAATGGGAATCGTGTTCCCCTATCTAGGGGAATTCCAGTGCACCAAGTACAGGGAGAAAGTGCTTGGCTGGATGGAGCTGTTCTGGACGGGAGGAATAATCGTTCTGCCCCTCTTCGCTTGGGGCATAATTCCGCTGCGCGAGTTTTTCAAGATAGAAACGTCGTTTTTCTGGTTCCACTCGTGGAACATGTTTGTGCTGGTCTGCTCGCTGCCGGCTGTCATGTTGGGTCTCTGGCTCATGTGGTTCCCGGAGAGTCCGAAATTCTTGCTGGAGTGTGGCGAATACGATCAGGCGCTCGAAATTCTCAGACACATGTTCTGCATCAATAGCGGGAAGACTTTCGACCAGTACCCA ATTCGCAGTTTGAGAGAGAAGGAGCACAGAGTGAGTGTTATCAGTATTCAATCGACAAGGAGTGTGAGGAGTGTAAAAACACCGAAAGACGTCAAAATTTTCATCAAGGAATCATGGGAACAAACAactattcttttcaaaacgccTCATTTGAAACCAACAGTGCTCACATGTCTTATCCAGTTTGGGCTAACATCCGG GTACTACACACTAATGATGTGGTTCCCAGAGCTTTTCAACAGATTCGACAAGTTCGAAATCCTGCATCCCAACGAAACGGCTTCAGTGTGTGACGTGTCAGCAATTTATGAGACACAACACATTTGTGACGATAATATAGATATGTCTGTGTACATGCACACCTTGATCATTGGTATTGCTTGTATACCAACAAGCTTCTGGCTTCCTCTCTGTGTACACAGGCTGGGAATTAAGTTCTTCCTAG TGTTTTGTCTGCTGACATCAGGGTGCGTGGCACTTGGTTTCTACTTTGTGCAGAACTCATTCCAAAATCTCGTGCTGTCGGCCATATTTGAAGCGCTCACTAGTTTGGGCATCAGTGTCGTTTACTGTGTTATGGTTGATCTGTTTCCAACAAATCTCAG GGTGATGGCGTGTGCCCTAGCTATGACGTTTGGCAGAGGAGGAGCTCTTTTTGGAAATCTGATTTTTGGATTCCTGATCGATCTCAACTGTCTCGTACCTGTAGTTCTATTTGCGTCCTTCTTATACA TAAGTGGAATCCTCTGCTTATTTTTACCGAAGACTGGCCAGGAGGAGCTGGACTGA
- the LOC111047356 gene encoding synaptic vesicle glycoprotein 2B isoform X1, producing MVVIEGISSSGIARKHYGSTTADVELHNVGQTDKQDSANGTLIKSLDFTATGATFDRAVESTGFGKFHILHLLICGLIYLDTAVEITILSFVIPAAKCDFDMSSEDAGWLNAAPMLGMMFGSYFWGCLADTRGRKGVLIASLLLDGICGIASSFAQAFPIFVALRFFCGFGITGAMGIVFPYLGEFQCTKYREKVLGWMELFWTGGIIVLPLFAWGIIPLREFFKIETSFFWFHSWNMFVLVCSLPAVMLGLWLMWFPESPKFLLECGEYDQALEILRHMFCINSGKTFDQYPIRSLREKEHRVSVISIQSTRSVRSVKTPKDVKIFIKESWEQTTILFKTPHLKPTVLTCLIQFGLTSGYYTLMMWFPELFNRFDKFEILHPNETASVCDVSAIYETQHICDDNIDMSVYMHTLIIGIACIPTSFWLPLCVHRLGIKFFLVFCLLTSGCVALGFYFVQNSFQNLVLSAIFEALTSLGISVVYCVMVDLFPTNLRVMACALAMTFGRGGALFGNLIFGFLIDLNCLVPVVLFASFLYISGILCLFLPKTGQEELD from the exons ATGGTGGTTATTGAGGGTATTAGTAGCAGTGGAATTGCCCGAAAGCACTATGGCTCGACTACGGCGGATGTGGAACTACACAATGTTGGACAAACGGACAAACAGGACAGTGCCAATGGAACTTTGATAAAAA GTTTGGACTTCACAGCAACTGGAGCCACATTCGACAGAGCAGTAGAATCCACAG GTTTTGGCAAATTTCACATTCTCCACCTTCTAATATGTGGTCTGATCTATTTGGACACAGCGGTGGAAATCACCATATTATCGTTTGTAATACCCGCCGCAAAATGTGATTTCGATATGTCATCCGAGGATGCAGGGTGGCTCAATGCTGCACCCATGCTCG gaATGATGTTTGGATCATATTTCTGGGGCTGCTTAGCTGATACAAGGGGACGTAAAGGAGTGCTGATAGCATCCCTATTGCTGGATGGAATATGTGGCATAGCATCCAGTTTTGCTCAAGCATTTCCCATTTTCGTTGCTTTGAGATTCTTCTGTGGTTTTGg CATAACAGGAGCAATGGGAATCGTGTTCCCCTATCTAGGGGAATTCCAGTGCACCAAGTACAGGGAGAAAGTGCTTGGCTGGATGGAGCTGTTCTGGACGGGAGGAATAATCGTTCTGCCCCTCTTCGCTTGGGGCATAATTCCGCTGCGCGAGTTTTTCAAGATAGAAACGTCGTTTTTCTGGTTCCACTCGTGGAACATGTTTGTGCTGGTCTGCTCGCTGCCGGCTGTCATGTTGGGTCTCTGGCTCATGTGGTTCCCGGAGAGTCCGAAATTCTTGCTGGAGTGTGGCGAATACGATCAGGCGCTCGAAATTCTCAGACACATGTTCTGCATCAATAGCGGGAAGACTTTCGACCAGTACCCA ATTCGCAGTTTGAGAGAGAAGGAGCACAGAGTGAGTGTTATCAGTATTCAATCGACAAGGAGTGTGAGGAGTGTAAAAACACCGAAAGACGTCAAAATTTTCATCAAGGAATCATGGGAACAAACAactattcttttcaaaacgccTCATTTGAAACCAACAGTGCTCACATGTCTTATCCAGTTTGGGCTAACATCCGG GTACTACACACTAATGATGTGGTTCCCAGAGCTTTTCAACAGATTCGACAAGTTCGAAATCCTGCATCCCAACGAAACGGCTTCAGTGTGTGACGTGTCAGCAATTTATGAGACACAACACATTTGTGACGATAATATAGATATGTCTGTGTACATGCACACCTTGATCATTGGTATTGCTTGTATACCAACAAGCTTCTGGCTTCCTCTCTGTGTACACAGGCTGGGAATTAAGTTCTTCCTAG TGTTTTGTCTGCTGACATCAGGGTGCGTGGCACTTGGTTTCTACTTTGTGCAGAACTCATTCCAAAATCTCGTGCTGTCGGCCATATTTGAAGCGCTCACTAGTTTGGGCATCAGTGTCGTTTACTGTGTTATGGTTGATCTGTTTCCAACAAATCTCAG GGTGATGGCGTGTGCCCTAGCTATGACGTTTGGCAGAGGAGGAGCTCTTTTTGGAAATCTGATTTTTGGATTCCTGATCGATCTCAACTGTCTCGTACCTGTAGTTCTATTTGCGTCCTTCTTATACA TAAGTGGAATCCTCTGCTTATTTTTACCGAAGACTGGCCAGGAGGAGCTGGACTGA
- the LOC111047356 gene encoding synaptic vesicle glycoprotein 2B isoform X2, with translation MTQSKTTNTLQVPELGGKGVWSGEDSKDGKKYGLDFTATGATFDRAVESTGFGKFHILHLLICGLIYLDTAVEITILSFVIPAAKCDFDMSSEDAGWLNAAPMLGMMFGSYFWGCLADTRGRKGVLIASLLLDGICGIASSFAQAFPIFVALRFFCGFGITGAMGIVFPYLGEFQCTKYREKVLGWMELFWTGGIIVLPLFAWGIIPLREFFKIETSFFWFHSWNMFVLVCSLPAVMLGLWLMWFPESPKFLLECGEYDQALEILRHMFCINSGKTFDQYPIRSLREKEHRVSVISIQSTRSVRSVKTPKDVKIFIKESWEQTTILFKTPHLKPTVLTCLIQFGLTSGYYTLMMWFPELFNRFDKFEILHPNETASVCDVSAIYETQHICDDNIDMSVYMHTLIIGIACIPTSFWLPLCVHRLGIKFFLVFCLLTSGCVALGFYFVQNSFQNLVLSAIFEALTSLGISVVYCVMVDLFPTNLRVMACALAMTFGRGGALFGNLIFGFLIDLNCLVPVVLFASFLYISGILCLFLPKTGQEELD, from the exons GAGTGTGGTCTGGCGAGGACTCTAAAGATGGGAAAAAATATG GTTTGGACTTCACAGCAACTGGAGCCACATTCGACAGAGCAGTAGAATCCACAG GTTTTGGCAAATTTCACATTCTCCACCTTCTAATATGTGGTCTGATCTATTTGGACACAGCGGTGGAAATCACCATATTATCGTTTGTAATACCCGCCGCAAAATGTGATTTCGATATGTCATCCGAGGATGCAGGGTGGCTCAATGCTGCACCCATGCTCG gaATGATGTTTGGATCATATTTCTGGGGCTGCTTAGCTGATACAAGGGGACGTAAAGGAGTGCTGATAGCATCCCTATTGCTGGATGGAATATGTGGCATAGCATCCAGTTTTGCTCAAGCATTTCCCATTTTCGTTGCTTTGAGATTCTTCTGTGGTTTTGg CATAACAGGAGCAATGGGAATCGTGTTCCCCTATCTAGGGGAATTCCAGTGCACCAAGTACAGGGAGAAAGTGCTTGGCTGGATGGAGCTGTTCTGGACGGGAGGAATAATCGTTCTGCCCCTCTTCGCTTGGGGCATAATTCCGCTGCGCGAGTTTTTCAAGATAGAAACGTCGTTTTTCTGGTTCCACTCGTGGAACATGTTTGTGCTGGTCTGCTCGCTGCCGGCTGTCATGTTGGGTCTCTGGCTCATGTGGTTCCCGGAGAGTCCGAAATTCTTGCTGGAGTGTGGCGAATACGATCAGGCGCTCGAAATTCTCAGACACATGTTCTGCATCAATAGCGGGAAGACTTTCGACCAGTACCCA ATTCGCAGTTTGAGAGAGAAGGAGCACAGAGTGAGTGTTATCAGTATTCAATCGACAAGGAGTGTGAGGAGTGTAAAAACACCGAAAGACGTCAAAATTTTCATCAAGGAATCATGGGAACAAACAactattcttttcaaaacgccTCATTTGAAACCAACAGTGCTCACATGTCTTATCCAGTTTGGGCTAACATCCGG GTACTACACACTAATGATGTGGTTCCCAGAGCTTTTCAACAGATTCGACAAGTTCGAAATCCTGCATCCCAACGAAACGGCTTCAGTGTGTGACGTGTCAGCAATTTATGAGACACAACACATTTGTGACGATAATATAGATATGTCTGTGTACATGCACACCTTGATCATTGGTATTGCTTGTATACCAACAAGCTTCTGGCTTCCTCTCTGTGTACACAGGCTGGGAATTAAGTTCTTCCTAG TGTTTTGTCTGCTGACATCAGGGTGCGTGGCACTTGGTTTCTACTTTGTGCAGAACTCATTCCAAAATCTCGTGCTGTCGGCCATATTTGAAGCGCTCACTAGTTTGGGCATCAGTGTCGTTTACTGTGTTATGGTTGATCTGTTTCCAACAAATCTCAG GGTGATGGCGTGTGCCCTAGCTATGACGTTTGGCAGAGGAGGAGCTCTTTTTGGAAATCTGATTTTTGGATTCCTGATCGATCTCAACTGTCTCGTACCTGTAGTTCTATTTGCGTCCTTCTTATACA TAAGTGGAATCCTCTGCTTATTTTTACCGAAGACTGGCCAGGAGGAGCTGGACTGA
- the LOC111047356 gene encoding synaptic vesicle glycoprotein 2B isoform X4 produces the protein MTQSKTTNTLQVPELGGKGLDFTATGATFDRAVESTGFGKFHILHLLICGLIYLDTAVEITILSFVIPAAKCDFDMSSEDAGWLNAAPMLGMMFGSYFWGCLADTRGRKGVLIASLLLDGICGIASSFAQAFPIFVALRFFCGFGITGAMGIVFPYLGEFQCTKYREKVLGWMELFWTGGIIVLPLFAWGIIPLREFFKIETSFFWFHSWNMFVLVCSLPAVMLGLWLMWFPESPKFLLECGEYDQALEILRHMFCINSGKTFDQYPIRSLREKEHRVSVISIQSTRSVRSVKTPKDVKIFIKESWEQTTILFKTPHLKPTVLTCLIQFGLTSGYYTLMMWFPELFNRFDKFEILHPNETASVCDVSAIYETQHICDDNIDMSVYMHTLIIGIACIPTSFWLPLCVHRLGIKFFLVFCLLTSGCVALGFYFVQNSFQNLVLSAIFEALTSLGISVVYCVMVDLFPTNLRVMACALAMTFGRGGALFGNLIFGFLIDLNCLVPVVLFASFLYISGILCLFLPKTGQEELD, from the exons GTTTGGACTTCACAGCAACTGGAGCCACATTCGACAGAGCAGTAGAATCCACAG GTTTTGGCAAATTTCACATTCTCCACCTTCTAATATGTGGTCTGATCTATTTGGACACAGCGGTGGAAATCACCATATTATCGTTTGTAATACCCGCCGCAAAATGTGATTTCGATATGTCATCCGAGGATGCAGGGTGGCTCAATGCTGCACCCATGCTCG gaATGATGTTTGGATCATATTTCTGGGGCTGCTTAGCTGATACAAGGGGACGTAAAGGAGTGCTGATAGCATCCCTATTGCTGGATGGAATATGTGGCATAGCATCCAGTTTTGCTCAAGCATTTCCCATTTTCGTTGCTTTGAGATTCTTCTGTGGTTTTGg CATAACAGGAGCAATGGGAATCGTGTTCCCCTATCTAGGGGAATTCCAGTGCACCAAGTACAGGGAGAAAGTGCTTGGCTGGATGGAGCTGTTCTGGACGGGAGGAATAATCGTTCTGCCCCTCTTCGCTTGGGGCATAATTCCGCTGCGCGAGTTTTTCAAGATAGAAACGTCGTTTTTCTGGTTCCACTCGTGGAACATGTTTGTGCTGGTCTGCTCGCTGCCGGCTGTCATGTTGGGTCTCTGGCTCATGTGGTTCCCGGAGAGTCCGAAATTCTTGCTGGAGTGTGGCGAATACGATCAGGCGCTCGAAATTCTCAGACACATGTTCTGCATCAATAGCGGGAAGACTTTCGACCAGTACCCA ATTCGCAGTTTGAGAGAGAAGGAGCACAGAGTGAGTGTTATCAGTATTCAATCGACAAGGAGTGTGAGGAGTGTAAAAACACCGAAAGACGTCAAAATTTTCATCAAGGAATCATGGGAACAAACAactattcttttcaaaacgccTCATTTGAAACCAACAGTGCTCACATGTCTTATCCAGTTTGGGCTAACATCCGG GTACTACACACTAATGATGTGGTTCCCAGAGCTTTTCAACAGATTCGACAAGTTCGAAATCCTGCATCCCAACGAAACGGCTTCAGTGTGTGACGTGTCAGCAATTTATGAGACACAACACATTTGTGACGATAATATAGATATGTCTGTGTACATGCACACCTTGATCATTGGTATTGCTTGTATACCAACAAGCTTCTGGCTTCCTCTCTGTGTACACAGGCTGGGAATTAAGTTCTTCCTAG TGTTTTGTCTGCTGACATCAGGGTGCGTGGCACTTGGTTTCTACTTTGTGCAGAACTCATTCCAAAATCTCGTGCTGTCGGCCATATTTGAAGCGCTCACTAGTTTGGGCATCAGTGTCGTTTACTGTGTTATGGTTGATCTGTTTCCAACAAATCTCAG GGTGATGGCGTGTGCCCTAGCTATGACGTTTGGCAGAGGAGGAGCTCTTTTTGGAAATCTGATTTTTGGATTCCTGATCGATCTCAACTGTCTCGTACCTGTAGTTCTATTTGCGTCCTTCTTATACA TAAGTGGAATCCTCTGCTTATTTTTACCGAAGACTGGCCAGGAGGAGCTGGACTGA
- the LOC111047356 gene encoding synaptic vesicle glycoprotein 2B isoform X5, giving the protein MGLDFTATGATFDRAVESTGFGKFHILHLLICGLIYLDTAVEITILSFVIPAAKCDFDMSSEDAGWLNAAPMLGMMFGSYFWGCLADTRGRKGVLIASLLLDGICGIASSFAQAFPIFVALRFFCGFGITGAMGIVFPYLGEFQCTKYREKVLGWMELFWTGGIIVLPLFAWGIIPLREFFKIETSFFWFHSWNMFVLVCSLPAVMLGLWLMWFPESPKFLLECGEYDQALEILRHMFCINSGKTFDQYPIRSLREKEHRVSVISIQSTRSVRSVKTPKDVKIFIKESWEQTTILFKTPHLKPTVLTCLIQFGLTSGYYTLMMWFPELFNRFDKFEILHPNETASVCDVSAIYETQHICDDNIDMSVYMHTLIIGIACIPTSFWLPLCVHRLGIKFFLVFCLLTSGCVALGFYFVQNSFQNLVLSAIFEALTSLGISVVYCVMVDLFPTNLRVMACALAMTFGRGGALFGNLIFGFLIDLNCLVPVVLFASFLYISGILCLFLPKTGQEELD; this is encoded by the exons ATGG GTTTGGACTTCACAGCAACTGGAGCCACATTCGACAGAGCAGTAGAATCCACAG GTTTTGGCAAATTTCACATTCTCCACCTTCTAATATGTGGTCTGATCTATTTGGACACAGCGGTGGAAATCACCATATTATCGTTTGTAATACCCGCCGCAAAATGTGATTTCGATATGTCATCCGAGGATGCAGGGTGGCTCAATGCTGCACCCATGCTCG gaATGATGTTTGGATCATATTTCTGGGGCTGCTTAGCTGATACAAGGGGACGTAAAGGAGTGCTGATAGCATCCCTATTGCTGGATGGAATATGTGGCATAGCATCCAGTTTTGCTCAAGCATTTCCCATTTTCGTTGCTTTGAGATTCTTCTGTGGTTTTGg CATAACAGGAGCAATGGGAATCGTGTTCCCCTATCTAGGGGAATTCCAGTGCACCAAGTACAGGGAGAAAGTGCTTGGCTGGATGGAGCTGTTCTGGACGGGAGGAATAATCGTTCTGCCCCTCTTCGCTTGGGGCATAATTCCGCTGCGCGAGTTTTTCAAGATAGAAACGTCGTTTTTCTGGTTCCACTCGTGGAACATGTTTGTGCTGGTCTGCTCGCTGCCGGCTGTCATGTTGGGTCTCTGGCTCATGTGGTTCCCGGAGAGTCCGAAATTCTTGCTGGAGTGTGGCGAATACGATCAGGCGCTCGAAATTCTCAGACACATGTTCTGCATCAATAGCGGGAAGACTTTCGACCAGTACCCA ATTCGCAGTTTGAGAGAGAAGGAGCACAGAGTGAGTGTTATCAGTATTCAATCGACAAGGAGTGTGAGGAGTGTAAAAACACCGAAAGACGTCAAAATTTTCATCAAGGAATCATGGGAACAAACAactattcttttcaaaacgccTCATTTGAAACCAACAGTGCTCACATGTCTTATCCAGTTTGGGCTAACATCCGG GTACTACACACTAATGATGTGGTTCCCAGAGCTTTTCAACAGATTCGACAAGTTCGAAATCCTGCATCCCAACGAAACGGCTTCAGTGTGTGACGTGTCAGCAATTTATGAGACACAACACATTTGTGACGATAATATAGATATGTCTGTGTACATGCACACCTTGATCATTGGTATTGCTTGTATACCAACAAGCTTCTGGCTTCCTCTCTGTGTACACAGGCTGGGAATTAAGTTCTTCCTAG TGTTTTGTCTGCTGACATCAGGGTGCGTGGCACTTGGTTTCTACTTTGTGCAGAACTCATTCCAAAATCTCGTGCTGTCGGCCATATTTGAAGCGCTCACTAGTTTGGGCATCAGTGTCGTTTACTGTGTTATGGTTGATCTGTTTCCAACAAATCTCAG GGTGATGGCGTGTGCCCTAGCTATGACGTTTGGCAGAGGAGGAGCTCTTTTTGGAAATCTGATTTTTGGATTCCTGATCGATCTCAACTGTCTCGTACCTGTAGTTCTATTTGCGTCCTTCTTATACA TAAGTGGAATCCTCTGCTTATTTTTACCGAAGACTGGCCAGGAGGAGCTGGACTGA